DNA sequence from the Pedobacter sp. W3I1 genome:
CCGTACCGCTGATCCGGTTATCCTTCGTGGCAAAATCGATCCCCATATTGATCAGGCGTACACGCTCCCACCTCAGCTCAGGGTTTGGCGGATTGATGACCTGCGCATATACGGTATTGATGGCATTGCCAGTGATGTATAGCGCTGTTGTAAAGGCAGAGAGGCTTTTATTCACATTGCCATTATAGCCGTAGGTCAGCCTCATTTTTAAATAGGGTAGCCATTCCAGATGATAAAAAGGTTCCTTATTGATATTCCAGGCGAGCCCCGCTGAATAAAGTGGCACCCCTTGTTGATTGGTTTTTACCCCGAAGAGATTACTCCGGTCGAGCCTGGCACTTGCCGAAAAAGTATAACGGTCCAGGAAAGTATATGCCGCGTTCGAATAATAGGAAATATTCCGGTCGGTCAGATCGGTCATGCTGTTATAAAAAGGGATAGCGGTCAAAGCACCGGGGATGGCATACTGGGGAAACTGGGTAACGTAATCTACCCCTAAAGCGGTTGCGTGGCTGTCATCATAACCATAAGAGCGGTTGCTATCCCCAACAGTATGAAAATCACGCAGTTCATAGCCGGCAATGGCCGTCAGGCTATGTTTATCCTTCCATTGGCGGTTAAAATTAAGTTGCCCCCTCAGGCTTTGACTGGTAGCCGTGAGCCGATCCAGATCCAAAACCGCGCCGCGAGGAATAGGGTAAGTGAGTTTCCCGTTAGCATCCAGCGATGAATAGCTGTTGATCAGGTTCCGGGTAAAATAGGTTTTTTCGCTCCGGAGATTCCGCCCGTTCGCTATCGTCTGGCCATACTGGTACAGTAGTGAAAGCGAAAGATAAGGCTTGATTTTATAGTTGGCACCGAAATTGAACCGGTAATCGATCAGTTTGCGGGTTTTATCCGCCAGATAGATTTCTTCCAGGGGCTTATAGCTCCAGTCGAGCAATCCCCGCTGCTGCGCGGCCTGAATAAACCCTTGCCGGTAATCGTGCGTTATCGCAACCGGATTCCCCGCAGCATCGGCAAGACTCGCATAGGGATACAGCGAAGGGCCGTTCCCTGTTTTAATCCCGATCAGGCTGGTACCGGGATTGTTGGTCGTGGTATTGCTCTGGCTATAATAAAACCCGGTCGTGATCTCCAGCTTTTTATTCAGTAAATTTAGGGACTGGCCGCCATTAAAGGTATAGCGGTTCAAACCGTTGCCGACCAGGTTGTCCTGGTTATGGTCATAACCACCAGACAGGTTAAAGCGCTGGATTTCGCTTCCACCACTAAAACTCAGTGCATACTGCTGGTTGACACTTTTACGGTAAAAGTATTTATCAAAATCGTTGCGCACATCATATCCGGCCAAATCATTGATCTGCGCATCCGCTTGTGCAGTGGTTATTTTTCCATCCCTCCTGGCAATCAGCAGTTCCACCACAGGCGTGATCGCCGGATTATTATACCCGGTTTCCACACTTGAGTAAAAACCCTTGTCAAAAAGCATTTTTTCAACACCGATGAAATCCAGAGCAGACATCCTGGGCTGATAAAAGATATCCGGCTGGTCACCGATTGTCGCATTGGCATTCAATCCTATTTTGACAGCCTGGTTATAACGTCCTTTTTTGGTGGTAATCACAATCACCCCGTTTCCCGCCCGCGAGCCCCAGATCGAAGCCGCAGCAGCATCCTTCAGTACCGAAATACTCTCTACATCATTGGGATTGATATTATTGATGTCCCCATCATATGGAAAATTATCCAAAACAACCAAAGGACTGGAATTCCCAAAAATCGTATTCTGCCCCCGAACACTGATCAGGCCTGCCCCTGCCGAACGGCCTTTGTTAAAAAGCAAGCCCGGGGTGACATCTTCCAGCCGTTCCAATACCCCTGTACTCACCCTGCGGCCCAGCAGTTTATTGTCCACCTGAACAAAAGAACCCGTAGCCCTTTCGGCCGGAAGGGTTTGATAGCCTGTGGAAACCACCACCTCTTTCAACTGTGCCGCCGCAGCAGACAGCACAACCACCACCGGCTGATCACCTGCCGATACCTTCAGGCGAACCGGCTCATAACCCAAAAACGAGATGAAAAGGGTAACCTTAGCCAGAGAGGTTTTTAAGGTGAAACTTCCTGTCTGACCAGTTAAAACCGCAACACCTGACTCTTCTATTTTAACGGTAGCCCCAACAAGGGGAATCCGTTCGTCTGCTGACACCACCTTGCCCCTGATTTCTCTCACAGACATTTGGGCGCTTACAGCTAAGCTGTAAAGCACCAACAGCGTGACCAGGCAGCATACAATTATTTTCTTCATCATTTAGATTTTTTTTAGCGTTTACGGATAACGAGCATTTCGATCTCTGCAGGTTTTTCAACAAAGCGGAGGTCATAGGGGGCGAGCGCCTTGTTCACCTGCTCGATACTGCCCATGTTGGCAGTGAGTTCCAGGTCGACCATACCGAAATACCCTGTCTGGTCAATCACCGGAAGCGGACTGCTCTGTAAAGGAACCTGCAGCCGATCGATGAAAACAGCGAGGAAGCAACTGGTCAGTTTGCAGCCAAAGCGATCCATCACCACCGCAGGTGTACCGCCAGCGGTCCGGATCTTGTCCATTGAAGAGGTACGCACCAGCACCAGCGCCTGCACTTTCCGTGCCTCCAGGCCAACCTCATAATCCGAGAAAAAACCTTTCAACTGATTTTGCATCAAAGCATAGGCCCGCCCGCTGGATCGCTCATCCATCATCAGCTCATAACAATAAGCCCTGCCCTGCTTCAGCCAATCCAGGAAATCAATGCTGGCTACATGAGGCTCAAGTTCCGCTTCCAGCCCATCTTCCAATACCGTTTCCTTTTTGCCCTTTTTGTAAGCAATGCGGAACAGTTCGGGCACGGTGAGGTTACGCCCGGTAATGCGCCTCACCTTAGCACCCGACTGCACTTCTACATCTTTATAGATCCCCCGCCCGATATTCACCACATAGCCCGAAAGCTGCGACCGGAAAAAACCATCATTAAAATCCGATCCTGCAAAAAACAAAGGCTCACTGGTATCATACCGCATCTGCTCATCCACTTTAGCCTTAAGCCGAACCGATCCCGCAGCCAGCAAAGCATTAATATTTTCACGGGATACAGCCTCCCTGCCGGTAATGGCCTTAACCAGCCCATCTGCTCCGATCCAGACATAGTGCGGAAGGCTTTGATGCGGAAAAAGCCTGGCCAAAGTCGTATCCGCCGTCACCATCGGCAGCGAATAAACTTTACCCTTCTGCCGCTGCAGCTTTTGATAAAAGGCATCTACCTCTTTAAAAGACTGATAAGCCACCGGAAGGAACTGCACCCGGTCCTTAAACTCCTCCTGCAGCTCCTCCATTTTAGGGATCATCGCCACACAGGGCGAACACCAGGTGGCCCAGAAATCCAGTATGAGCAGCTTGCCCTTAAAGGCTGAAAGCGGCAGGGCTCCCGGCGTTTTATCTGACCCATTGAGGCCTGAAATATTCTGTATAAGTACATCCGGCACCTGTTGGCCTATGGCTATTCCTTGATTATTTGCAGACCCCGATGTAACTGATAAGTTTTTATCCTGGGCATGCACCCCAAAAAATGGGCATAGCAGTAGCAGGAAGCATAATTTAAGCTTCATTTTGATTGATTTAAAACGTAAAAAAATTAGAAATTGAACTGCAAAGTAGCTCTTATGCCCTTACTCCTTCAATCTTCCCCTGCTCGATCAGCGTCCGCACCGCCGTGACCAATTCGATCAGGCCATCAAAAACATCACTGACTTCCTGCTCACTGATGTTAAGCTCCAGGAAACCCTTCTTCTCATTCAAGGAATACCCCTGAAACGACTCCAACAACGTCAGCTTTATTTTATCGACATTATAGTGTTCATAAAATGATTCCAGCACCTGTTGAGCTGTTTTCAAAGAAAGGTTTCTAGAATTATAATCAGACAAGGTCATGAATTGATGGTTAGAGAAATTGTTAATTGATTAAAAGTAAGAGCAAAGTTTGACTACTTTACAGTAACATTTGGCAACCGGATTTCAGCAATGATCGAAAAAACCCCAGGTTCCAAGGTAGCCTTATTCCGGACCTTTAATAATATTTTTGATAGGATTTTGGAGCGAAGGTGAAATAAAATCAATGTCAGCATTTATAACCAAGCTCATATTGCTATAAATCCAACAAAAACAGGTAAAATCATGCGGTCCCGACCTCTCCACGATTGAATTCCGCGACACCTGCCCGGCCATAACCATCTTTTCAATAACAAGCTCCTGCCGCCAACACCCGCAGACCAAATGTTCCATACCTCCAATT
Encoded proteins:
- a CDS encoding SusC/RagA family TonB-linked outer membrane protein, with translation MMKKIIVCCLVTLLVLYSLAVSAQMSVREIRGKVVSADERIPLVGATVKIEESGVAVLTGQTGSFTLKTSLAKVTLFISFLGYEPVRLKVSAGDQPVVVVLSAAAAQLKEVVVSTGYQTLPAERATGSFVQVDNKLLGRRVSTGVLERLEDVTPGLLFNKGRSAGAGLISVRGQNTIFGNSSPLVVLDNFPYDGDINNINPNDVESISVLKDAAAASIWGSRAGNGVIVITTKKGRYNQAVKIGLNANATIGDQPDIFYQPRMSALDFIGVEKMLFDKGFYSSVETGYNNPAITPVVELLIARRDGKITTAQADAQINDLAGYDVRNDFDKYFYRKSVNQQYALSFSGGSEIQRFNLSGGYDHNQDNLVGNGLNRYTFNGGQSLNLLNKKLEITTGFYYSQSNTTTNNPGTSLIGIKTGNGPSLYPYASLADAAGNPVAITHDYRQGFIQAAQQRGLLDWSYKPLEEIYLADKTRKLIDYRFNFGANYKIKPYLSLSLLYQYGQTIANGRNLRSEKTYFTRNLINSYSSLDANGKLTYPIPRGAVLDLDRLTATSQSLRGQLNFNRQWKDKHSLTAIAGYELRDFHTVGDSNRSYGYDDSHATALGVDYVTQFPQYAIPGALTAIPFYNSMTDLTDRNISYYSNAAYTFLDRYTFSASARLDRSNLFGVKTNQQGVPLYSAGLAWNINKEPFYHLEWLPYLKMRLTYGYNGNVNKSLSAFTTALYITGNAINTVYAQVINPPNPELRWERVRLINMGIDFATKDNRISGTVEPYLKRGIDLIGDIAFAPSTGITTFRGNTANTRGSGIDISLNSQNVAGKFGWQTSFFFSHVKDKVVDYALQQPAGRYAQLSDSEVYPLAGKPFYAVYSYAFGGLDPQSGDPQGYLGGKISKDYSQLLTSASTDNLVYAGPARPVSYGAVRNTFTYRQFSLSANISYRLGYYFRQPGIIYSSILSGQGYYQGRYSERWQKPGDELTTTVPSMPAGINAARDDFYNFSTATVEKADNIRLQDISLSYEIGKNPLQRLSLSKLQVYLYANNIGIIWKSTKTRFDPDYPVADYLPARTVAIGIKADF
- a CDS encoding TlpA disulfide reductase family protein, with product MKLKLCFLLLLCPFFGVHAQDKNLSVTSGSANNQGIAIGQQVPDVLIQNISGLNGSDKTPGALPLSAFKGKLLILDFWATWCSPCVAMIPKMEELQEEFKDRVQFLPVAYQSFKEVDAFYQKLQRQKGKVYSLPMVTADTTLARLFPHQSLPHYVWIGADGLVKAITGREAVSRENINALLAAGSVRLKAKVDEQMRYDTSEPLFFAGSDFNDGFFRSQLSGYVVNIGRGIYKDVEVQSGAKVRRITGRNLTVPELFRIAYKKGKKETVLEDGLEAELEPHVASIDFLDWLKQGRAYCYELMMDERSSGRAYALMQNQLKGFFSDYEVGLEARKVQALVLVRTSSMDKIRTAGGTPAVVMDRFGCKLTSCFLAVFIDRLQVPLQSSPLPVIDQTGYFGMVDLELTANMGSIEQVNKALAPYDLRFVEKPAEIEMLVIRKR